A window of Chthoniobacterales bacterium contains these coding sequences:
- a CDS encoding diacylglycerol kinase family protein, giving the protein MAKTCVILNPSAGSVRDPDELAKRIGRLLDADVCLTTKVGSEARLARTAIRKGAEQIVAAGGDGTLNGVINGIAENAGDVRVGLLPLGTGNDFGRSLGLPTDVEAAIDVIRGGETRAIDLVRVTSDEVRYFINVSAGGFSGLVNEKLTTEMKKTWGPLAYLRSAAAALPELRAYQTTLAFDNTESLMLDLYNVVVANGRYVAGGTLIAPEASVDDGLLDIILIQKRSAPELALLAGSVALGTHLSSDAIVFRRAAKLTVNSKPGMWFNVDGELVGNEPARFEILPRALRFAVPKP; this is encoded by the coding sequence ATGGCAAAAACGTGCGTTATTCTCAATCCCTCGGCTGGATCGGTGCGCGATCCGGACGAGCTCGCGAAACGGATCGGGCGGCTGCTTGACGCAGACGTTTGCCTCACCACCAAAGTTGGCTCCGAGGCCCGCCTCGCCCGCACGGCAATTCGCAAGGGCGCGGAGCAGATTGTCGCCGCGGGAGGAGACGGCACCCTCAACGGCGTGATCAATGGAATAGCGGAAAATGCCGGGGACGTGCGGGTCGGATTGCTTCCGCTTGGGACTGGCAACGATTTCGGGCGCAGCCTTGGGTTACCGACCGACGTTGAGGCGGCCATCGACGTGATTCGCGGCGGCGAGACCCGTGCGATCGATCTGGTGCGCGTCACGAGTGACGAGGTTCGCTATTTCATCAACGTTTCCGCGGGCGGCTTCAGCGGGTTGGTGAATGAGAAGCTGACAACGGAGATGAAAAAAACGTGGGGACCTCTGGCCTATTTGCGCAGCGCCGCTGCCGCCTTGCCGGAATTGCGCGCCTATCAGACGACGCTCGCTTTCGATAATACCGAATCGTTGATGCTCGACCTTTACAATGTGGTGGTGGCCAATGGCCGCTACGTGGCGGGCGGGACTTTGATCGCGCCCGAGGCCTCGGTCGATGACGGGTTGCTCGACATTATCCTGATCCAGAAACGGTCCGCGCCGGAGCTGGCCTTGCTCGCCGGCTCCGTGGCGCTGGGCACGCATCTCTCGAGCGACGCGATAGTCTTCCGCCGGGCCGCCAAGCTCACGGTGAATTCGAAGCCGGGCATGTGGTTTAATGTCGACGGCGAACTGGTCGGAAATGAGCCGGCTCGTTTTGAAATTCTGCCGCGCGCATTACGTTTCGCAGTCCCAAAGCCATGA
- a CDS encoding NAD(P)H-dependent glycerol-3-phosphate dehydrogenase produces the protein MSIQRTAIVGAGGWGTALAILWAKRGNDVILWGNDPDRAAKLRASRENADYLPGVKLPDSVQVTSDIAECAGADLIVFVTPSTALRAVGARLRDALSNSKPILLSGTKGIEHGSGLRMSEILNTIFPDNTIAVLSGPNLAAEIARDLPTAAVLGCRNPDCAEELQSYLGSERFRIYSSDETIGIELGGALKNVFAIAAGVSDGFRLGDNSKAALVTRALAELLRLGTAMGGNPRTFYGLSGAGDLIATCFSQHSRNRRLGERIGRGETLAQIAAGTHMVAEGVPTARSAYECARKLNIETPIIDQIYSILHEGKRPDQALQELLARDQKAERR, from the coding sequence GTGAGCATTCAACGCACGGCAATCGTCGGGGCAGGCGGCTGGGGCACCGCCCTGGCCATTCTTTGGGCGAAGCGCGGCAACGATGTGATCCTCTGGGGCAACGACCCCGACCGGGCCGCGAAGTTGCGCGCGTCCCGCGAAAACGCCGACTACCTGCCGGGGGTGAAGCTTCCCGACTCGGTGCAAGTCACGAGCGACATCGCCGAGTGCGCCGGCGCCGACCTGATTGTTTTCGTCACGCCATCCACTGCCTTGCGCGCCGTCGGGGCGAGGCTGCGCGACGCGCTCTCGAATTCGAAACCGATCCTCCTCAGCGGAACCAAGGGGATCGAACACGGCAGCGGATTGCGGATGAGCGAGATCCTGAATACGATCTTTCCCGACAACACGATTGCGGTCCTTTCCGGTCCGAACCTCGCCGCTGAAATCGCGCGGGATTTGCCGACCGCAGCCGTTCTCGGTTGCCGCAATCCGGACTGCGCGGAGGAGCTGCAATCTTATCTGGGCAGCGAACGTTTCCGGATTTATTCGAGCGACGAAACGATCGGGATCGAGCTCGGCGGGGCTTTGAAGAATGTGTTCGCGATCGCGGCGGGTGTGAGTGACGGGTTTAGGCTCGGCGATAACTCGAAAGCGGCGCTGGTGACTCGCGCGCTAGCCGAGTTGCTTCGGCTGGGGACTGCGATGGGAGGAAATCCGAGAACGTTCTACGGCTTGAGCGGCGCGGGAGATTTGATCGCGACCTGTTTCAGCCAGCATAGCCGGAATCGTCGACTCGGAGAACGCATCGGCCGCGGCGAAACGTTGGCGCAAATAGCAGCCGGCACCCACATGGTGGCGGAAGGCGTTCCGACCGCGAGAAGCGCTTACGAATGCGCGCGCAAACTGAACATCGAAACGCCGATCATCGATCAGATTTATTCCATCCTGCACGAAGGGAAGAGGCCTGACCAGGCGCTGCAGGAGCTGCTCGCTCGCGATCAAAAAGCAGAACGCCGGTAG
- the purN gene encoding phosphoribosylglycinamide formyltransferase, whose translation MKKLALGILGSGKGSNCRAILEQIRAGKLAAEAHLVVSDVFDAGILDIAREFGVPNAYLPPGKFRTRLEPTVEMELVKLLEDAGVELVVLAGFMRVLKEPMLAAFPRRIINIHPSLLPKFPGIESWKQALAAGENMTGCSVHYVDAGIDSGEIVAQRKVPIVPGDTAESLHARIQIAERALYPEVIARFAEA comes from the coding sequence ATGAAGAAGCTTGCGCTCGGAATCCTCGGCTCGGGCAAAGGCAGCAATTGCCGCGCGATCCTCGAACAAATCCGCGCGGGCAAGCTGGCGGCTGAAGCGCACCTGGTGGTGTCGGATGTCTTCGATGCCGGCATCCTCGATATCGCGCGCGAATTCGGGGTTCCGAACGCTTACCTGCCGCCGGGAAAATTCCGGACCCGTCTCGAGCCTACGGTGGAAATGGAACTGGTGAAGTTACTCGAAGACGCCGGTGTCGAGCTGGTGGTCCTGGCCGGTTTCATGCGGGTGTTGAAAGAACCGATGCTCGCCGCATTCCCCCGCCGCATCATCAATATCCATCCCTCGTTGCTCCCAAAATTTCCGGGGATCGAATCGTGGAAACAGGCTCTCGCCGCCGGCGAAAACATGACCGGTTGCTCGGTCCATTACGTGGACGCTGGAATCGACAGCGGCGAAATCGTTGCGCAACGCAAAGTGCCCATCGTGCCCGGCGACACCGCGGAGTCGTTGCATGCACGCATTCAAATCGCAGAGCGCGCTCTTTATCCGGAAGTGATCGCGCGGTTCGCCGAAGCTTAG
- the rfaE2 gene encoding D-glycero-beta-D-manno-heptose 1-phosphate adenylyltransferase gives MSEKIVNADQLEAIGEKMRANGRKLVFTNGCFDLLHTGHVRYLQAARALGDALAVAINGDESVRALKGDGRPLNSAADRAEVVAALACVDHVTIFAETRATHLLAKVRPSIYVKGGDYTRETLDADERAALERAGAEIRILPFEKGYSTSSLLEKITKAGAP, from the coding sequence ATGAGCGAAAAAATCGTCAACGCGGATCAGCTGGAAGCGATCGGCGAAAAAATGCGCGCGAATGGGCGGAAGCTGGTTTTCACCAATGGCTGTTTCGATTTGTTGCACACCGGCCACGTTCGTTATCTCCAGGCGGCCCGGGCCCTGGGCGATGCGCTGGCCGTGGCGATCAATGGCGATGAATCGGTCCGCGCGTTGAAGGGAGACGGCCGGCCGCTGAATAGCGCGGCGGACCGGGCTGAAGTGGTGGCTGCGCTCGCCTGTGTAGATCACGTCACCATCTTTGCCGAGACCCGCGCGACCCACCTGCTCGCGAAAGTGCGCCCTTCGATTTATGTCAAAGGCGGCGACTACACGCGAGAGACGTTGGACGCCGACGAGCGGGCCGCTCTGGAACGGGCTGGCGCCGAGATTCGCATCCTGCCGTTCGAGAAAGGTTATTCCACTTCGAGCTTGCTGGAGAAGATCACGAAGGCCGGCGCGCCATGA